The Streptomyces sp. NBC_00102 genome segment CTGGAAGGACTTCGTCTGGAGGTACTCGGCGAGACCGTGCGGGCCGAGTTCGCGGCCGACGCCGGACTGCTTGTAGCCGCCGAAGGGAGCCAGCGGGTTGAAACGGCCGCCGTTGATGTCGACCTGCCCGGTCTCCATCCGGCGGGCGAAGGCGACGGCCTGCTCGTCGTCGGCCGCCCAGACCGCACCGGCCAGGCCGTAGACGGTTCCGTTGGCGATCCGCAGGGCGTCCTCCTCGTCCTCGTACCGGAGGATGGAGAGGACCGGGCCGAAGATCTCCTCCTGGGCGATGGTCATCTCCGGGGTGACGTCGGCGAAGACGGTGGGGCTGACCCAATAGCCCACCCCCTGAGGCCAGTCGGGGCCTCCGGCGACGAGCCGGGCGCCTTCCGCGACGCCCTTCTCGATGTAACTCCGCACCCGTGCACGCTGCTTGGCGTTGACGACGGGGCCGATCCGCTCCCCTGGTACGTACTTGGCGACGGCCGCCGCCGCGAGGTCCACGGCCTCCTCGTACCGCTCCGCGTCCACCAGCATCCGGGTCCACGCGCTGCAGGTCTGGCCGGAGTTGGACATCACGTTGGCGACGCCGACGTTGACGGCCTTGGCGAGGTCGGCGCCCGGCAGGATGACGTTGGCGGACTTGCCGCCCAGTTCCAGCGCGACGCGCTTGACCGCTCCGCTCGCGGTGGCGCCGATCGACCGGCCCACGGCCGTGGAGCCGGTGAAGGAGACGAGGTCCACCCCGGGGTGTTCGGCGAGCGCCTGCCCGGCGACCGGGCCGAGCCCGGTGACCAGGTTGAAGACGCCGGCCGGGATCCCGGCCTCCTCGGTCGCCTCCGCGAAGAGCTGGGCGGTCAGCGGGGTGTCCTCGGCGGGCTTGAGGACGACCGTGCAGCCGGCGGCCAGCGCGGGGGCCACCTTGGCGACGATCTGGTGGAGCGGGTAATTCCAGGGGGTGATCGCGCCGACGACCCCGACCGGCTCGTGCAGCACGGTGGAGTTGCCGAGCTTCTCCTCGAAGGCGTACGTGGCGGCGAGTTCGGCGTACGAACCGGCGACCAGCACCGGTACGCCCGCGTGCACGGTCCGCGAGAGCCGGAGCGGGGAGCCGAGTTCGGCGGTGACCGTCGCGGCGATCTCCTCCGCGCGGGCCGCGAGGACGTCCCGCAGGGCGGCGAGCCGTGCGGCCCGCCCTGCGGGCGGGGTAGCGGCCCAGCCGGGGAACGCGGCGCGCGCGGCGCGTACGGCGGCGTCCACGTCGGCGGCCGTACCCGCGGGCACATGGGCGATGACCTGCTCGTCGGCCGGGTTCACGACCGCGATGGTGTCGCGGCCCCCGGCGGGCCGCCATGCGCCGCCGATGTACATCCCGTCGTGCGCCTTCATGGGCTGTTCCTCCCGGGCTTGCGGTGTTCGTCCGGCTCTGGGTGTCCGTCCGGCTCCCGGCCGCCCCGGCCCCGGCAGGCCGGACCCGGTCGGCGGAACGGTGGAGCGGCGGAGTCTCAAACTAGCGCTGTTAGTTTTTGTACGCCAGGGCCGGTGCGGACGGAGTCCGGAGACGCGCGTCACGTGGGCACCGGCCGCACGGTGGACGCGACCGGGAAACGCCGAGGGGCGGCGCTCTCCGGCTCGGTGCCGGGTCACGCCGCCCTGGGGCGGTACGGGTCGCGGGGGACGGGCCGCACTGCGGCCCGCGGAGTCACGACCGCTTACTTCGGGTCGGCGTTGAAGGTCTTGGTCGACCAGAGGTAGCCGAGTACCGAGAGGCCGAGGCACCAGGCGACTGCGATCCATCCGTTGTTGCCGATCCCGGTGCCGAGGAGGAGTCCGCGCAGGGTCTCGATGGCCGGGGTGAACGGCTGGTACTCGGCGATCGGCTGGAACCAGCCGGGCATGGTGTCGACGGGGACGAAGGCGCTGGAGAGGAGCGGCAGCAGGATCAGCGGCATCGCGTTGTTGCTCGCCGCCTCCACGGTCGGGCTGACCAGACCCATACCGACCGCGATCCAGGTGAGCGCCAGGGCGAAGAGCACCAGCAGACCGAAGGCGGCCAGCCACTCCAGCACGGTGGCGTCGGTGGAGCGGAAGCCGATGGCGACCCCGACCGCCCCGACGAGGACGACGCTGGCGACCGACTGCATCACGCTGCCGACGACGTGTCCGACGAGGACCGATCCCCGGTGGATCGCCATGGTGCGGAAGCGGGCGATGATGCCCTCGGTCATGTCCATCGAGACCGAGACCGCACTGCCGACCACGGTGCTTCCGATGGTCATCAGGAGGAGGCCCGGGACGATGTAGGCGATGTAGTCGGAGCGGTCCCCGCCGCCGATGCCCGCGCTCATGGTGTCGCCGAAGATGTAGACGAAGAGCAGCAACAGCATGATCGGCGTGAGCAGCAGGTTCAGGGTGAGCGAGGGGTAGCGCCGGGCGTGCAGCAGGTTGCGGCGCAGCATCGTGGACGAGTCGCGCACGGCGAGGGAGAGGGTGCTCATCGGACGTCCTCCTTGGACGGGGGCGGCACGGACTGTCCGCCGGACTGGTCGGACTGGTCGGACTGGTGGGGGACGCGGGCTCCGCCGGTGAGGGCGAAGAAGACGTCGTCGAGGTCGGGGGTGTGGACGGTGAGTTCGTCGGCTTCGACGCCTGCGGTGTCGAGGCGGTCGAGGATGGTGCGCAGTTCGCGCTGGCTGCCGTCGCTGAGGATCTGGAGGGCGAGGGCGTCGTCGTCGCGGGAGGCGTCGGGCAGGGCGGCGGCGGCTTCGCGGTAGGCGGTGGGGTCGGTGAAGCGGAGGCGTACGTGTCCGCCGGGGACGAGGCGTTTGAGTTCGTCGGCGGTGCCTTCGGCGGCGATCTTGCCGTCGTGGAGGACGGCGATGCGGTCGGCGAGTTCGTCGGCTTCGTCGAGGTACTGGGTGGTGAGGAAGACGGTGACGCCGCCGGTGACGAGTTGGCGGATGATGCCCCACATGGTGTGGCGGGAGCGGGGGTCGAGTCCGGTGGTGGGTTCGTCGAGGAAGATGATCCGCGGGTTGCCGACCAGGGTCATGGCGATGTCGAGGCGGCGTTTCATGCCGCCGGAGTAGGTGGAGGCGGGCTTCTTCGCCGCCTCCGTGAGGTCGAAGCGTTCCAGCAGTTCGGCGGCGACCCGCTTGCCCTCGGCCTTGGAGAGGTGGTGCAGGTCGGCCATGAGGAGCATGTTCTCCTCGCCGGTGATCAGTCCGTCGACGGCGGAGAACTGTCCGGTGACGCCGATCGCGGCCCGTACCGCCTGCGGGGCGGCGGCCAGGTCGTGGCCGCCGACGCTCAGCTCGCCGGAGTCGGCGGTGATGAGGGTGGAGAGGATCTTGACGACGGTGGTCTTGCCGGCCCCGTTCGGGCCGAGCAGGGAGAAGATCGTCCCGGCCGGGACGGCCAGGTCGATGCCGTCGAGGACCGTCTTGTCGCCGTAGGACTTGCGCAGACCGTTCGCCGCGATGGCCAGGTCGGGGGTGGGGAGTGCCATGGGGGTGCTCCTTTACAGGCTGCGGGCGGTGATGTCGCCGTAGGAGGTGGTCGCGTGGATGTTCAGGCCGGCGGCGCCGCCGTCGGTGTTGGCGAGTGCGTTGTGCACCCGGCCGTAGGCGGTACCGGCGTCCAGGGAGGCGGAGACCCCGCGGGCGGCGCCGACGACGATGTTTCCGTGCGAGGTGCGCAGGGTGACGGTGCCGCGAACGGCCTCGGTGACGTGGAGGTCACCCTTCTGGGTGCTGATCTCGGCGGGGCCGCCGAGGCGGCCGACCGAGATGTCCCCGGCGAGGACGGTGAGCTTGGCGGTAGCGGTCTCGTCGAGCTTGACGGTGGCCTGCTGTCCCTCGAAGACGACGTCGCCGAGCCGTCCGACGCCGCGGAGTTCGGCGCTGGCCGCCTTCGCCTCGACACGGGAACCGGCGGGCAGTTGGACGGTCACCTCGACCGATCCGGAGGAGCCGAGGATCCGGTTCGCGGCCTCGGGGGCCTCGATCCGCAGGACGCCGTCGGCGTGGGTGACCTCGATCCGCTCGGCCGCCTTGACGTCGCTGCCCTTGGAGGCGTCCGCGGGCAGGATCTCGACGGCGGTGTCGGCCCGGTCGGCGGCGATGAACCGGATGAGTCCGGCGGGGATGTCGACGACGGCCGAGAGCGGGGCGGGGGTGGGGAACTTCTGCATCGTTTTCTCCTGTGTCTGCTTCGCGGGCCCCTGCGGCCCGCCGTTTCCGACATGAGAAACGCTACGTTGCATTCACAGATCCGGCAACAAAGAAATCTGCGAAATCCCCATTAACGCAGGTCGATTGAGGGATTTCATTGCAATGGACGTGAAGCGAATGCAACGGCCGAGCAGGCAGTCGTTGCAATGACTTGAGCGCGAACGCTAAGCTGGGGCCCCACGCACCACGAAGGAGAACGCGATGCCGGGAGGCAGACTCACCCAGCAGGAGCGCCAGCAGATCGCGCTCGGACTGGCCGACGACCTCGCCTACGCGGAGATCGCCCGGCGCCTCGACCGCCCGACCTCCACCGTCACCCGCGAGGTGATGCGCAACGGCGGCCCCACCGGCTACCGCGCCGATCTCGCCCAGCGCGCCACCGGACGCCGGGCGCAGCGCCCGCGGCAGGCGGAGGCCGAAGTACGCCGGCCGGAGGCGCCGTTGGAACACGGGCGGGACGCGGAAGCGGTGCACGCGTACGAGGAGATGTTCACGGACGTCCTCGAACAGTCGGGACTGTCCCGGATGATGGCCCGGATTCTGGTCTGCCTCTTCACCACCGACGCGGGCAGTGTCACCGCGTCCGACCTCGTGCGGCGGCTCCAGGTCAGTCCGGCGACCGTCTCCAAGTCGATCGCTTTCCTGGAGAGCCAGGGGCTCGTCCGCCGGGAGCGCGACGAGGGGCGTCGCGAGCGGTACGTCGCCGACGACGACGTCTGGTTCCAGTCGGTGATGGCCAGTGCCCGGTCCACCGCCCAACTGGCCGAGGTGGCACGGCAGGGCGTCGGTGTACTGGGTCCCGGCACCCCGTCCGCCCACCGCCTGGAGAACATCGCCCGCTTCACCGCCTTCGTCTCGGAGAGCATCACCCGCGCCGCCGAGCAGGCCCGCGACATCCTCGTCGCGAAGCCCTCCGGAGCCGGCCCGGAGGGCTGACGGCGTACCGCGCCCCGGGAGCCGTGGCGCGGGCGCGGAGCCCGCCACGGGCCCGGGGCCGCGGCGTGCGGGCGGGCCGCTCAGACGTCCAGCCCCGGCACGTCCCGGGGCAGCGGGCAGATCCGCCGGCCCTGGTGGTCGAAGACGTACAGGTGTGCCAGGTCCACCAGGAGGGGCACCTGGCCGCCGGGGCGCAGCCGCATGTCGGGGCTGGTGCGCACGACGAGGTCGCCGGGGCTGACGGCCGGGCGGTCGGGGCCGCTCATGGTCTGCCCCCGCCCGTCGCGGGGAGGTTCGCCGAGCGCCACGACCGGTCCGCTGATGTGGCCGGCCTTCTCCCGGAGGCGTTCCAGTACACCGATGCCTCCGCCCCGGGCCCAGGCGGTGCCCTCCCGGCGGCCGCCGCGCGAGGAGCCCCCGGAGTCGTGGGCCGCTCCTCCGCGCCCGCCGGCCGCGCGGCGCCGGCGGGCGGGTGTCTCCGGGCGGGCGGATTCGAGGTCGGGCACCACGGCCGGCTGCGATCCGGTGCTGAGGTGCACCAGCGCCTCGTGGCCCTGGTACTCCACGTGCTGCACGATGCCGCCGAGCGCCACCTCGCCGGGGCGGGCCTGGCTCGGCGGGGCGATGCGTACCGCTTCGGAGCGCAGCCCGACGATGATCCGGCGGCCCTGCTGGATGCGGAGCAACTGGTGGTCGGGGCTGAGCGGTTCGGGCAGCGCGAGGCGCTGGCGCCCGAGGTCGAGGGACATCCGGCCTTCGAGCGGCGCGTGGACGACCGCCTGGAGGAGGTTGATCCTGGGGGTGCCGATGAAGGCCGCGACGAAGACGTTCTCGGGCAGGGCGTACACCTCGCGCGGGGAGCTGACCTGCTGGAGCACTCCGCCGCGCAGCACGGCGACCCGGTCGCCGAGGGACATCGCCTCGGACTGGTCGTGCGTGACATAGACGGTGGTGACGCCCAACTCCTTCGTGAGCTGGGCTATTTCGGCGCGCAGGTGGTTGCGGAGCTTGGCGTCGAGGTTGGAGAGCGGCTCATCCATCAGGAAGACCGAGGGGCGGCGGGAGATGGCCCGGCCCATGGCGACGCGCTGGCGTTCACCACCGGAGAGCTGTCCGGGGTAGCGGTCGAGGACGCCCTCGATGCCCAGCATCCGCGCGGTGGCCTCGATCTGCCCGGTGGAGTCCTCGCGGGGGTTCTGGAGCTTGAGCGGGAAGCCGATGTTGGCCCGGTTCGTCATGCTCGGATAGAGGGCGAAGTTCTGGAAGACCATCGCCATGCCCCGTTCGCGGGGCTGGAGATGGGAGGCCGGTTCGCCGTCGAGCAGGATCTCGCCCTCGGTGGCCTCCTCCAGTCCCGCGATCATCCGCAGGACGGTGGATTTGCCGCAGCCCGAGGGGCCGAGCAGCACCACGAACTCACCGGGTGCGATGTCGAGCGAGAAACGGTCCACTGCGCGCGGACCCCGTCCGTACGCCTTGCTGATGTCCTGCAGAGAGATCGCGCGAGTCATGAGGGTTCCGCCCAGGGAAAAGTGATGCTGCTGCACGGTGGGGAGCGGCTGCGTGGCCTGAAGTTAACCCACGGTGCGGGGTGTGTGAATGACTCGCGCGAAGGTTGCGACGGGAGGGGCGCGCTGGGCGGGAAGTGCCATGGGCGATTCCGGTTGTCGCAAACTTTTCTCCCTGGAATCAAGGGAGTTGGAGGGCTCGTCGGGGTTGCCCGGGGGGTCGGGGAAGGGGGGCGCGGTCCGTTCGCCCTCGGGTCGGGGAAGGGGGCGCGGTCCGTACGCCCGCGACTCCCCCGCCCCGGCGTCATCCGGCCGAGGTCACCAGGACCGGGAAGCCGTTGAGTACGGCGGTCCCGGAGAGCGGGTCGAGAAGGGTGCCGTCGAGCAGTTGGTTGACGTTGGCGCCGGGCCGCGCGGCGGCGACCGACAGCCGGGTGCCGGGGCGGCCGTGTCCCCAGCCGTGCGGCAGGCTCACCACTCCGGTGCGCATCGTGTCGGTGATCTCGGCGGGTGCCTCGACCGCCCCTCCGGCCGCCTCGATCCGGGCGGTCGCCCCCTCGGTGAGGCCGATGCGGTGCGCGTCCTCGGGGTGGATCTGGAGGGTGCAGGTGTTCGTTCCGCGGTTGAGCACGGGGATGTTGTGCATCCAGCTGTTGTTGGACCGCAGATGGCGGCGGCCGACCAGGACCAGCGGGGCGGGGGTGTCGCCGAGTGCCGCCCGCAGCCGGCCGAGGTCGGCGGCGAGCGGCTCCGGGAGCAGCTCGATCCGCCCGCTGCGGGTCCTGAGGACTTCGGGCAGCCGGGGGCGCAGCGGGCCGAGGTCGATGCCGTGCGGGTGGGCGAGCAGGTCGTCCAGGGTGAGGTCGTACGGGCCGAGCCGGAGCATCAGGTCGAGCCTGCGCTCGGGGCCGGTGGCACCGGTGAGGCGTGCGGCGAGTTCCCGCGGTCCTCCGGCACGGTCGAGGGCGGCGGCGACGGCGAGTTCGTCGACGGTCTCCGGGGACGCCCCGTGGCTGCCGCCGACGGCGAGGATCAACCAGGCGAGGATCTCGCTCTCGTCGAGGGCCCCTTCGTCCAGGGGGACGGCCGGGCGGGTGTAGCGGACCTGGTTGCGCACCGCGAGGGCGTTCAGCGCGAAGTCGAAGTGGGCGGAGCGGGAGGGCGGCGGCGGTGGGAGGACGACGTCGGCGTGGCGGGAGGTCTCGTTGAGGTACGGGTCGACGCTGACCATGAAGTCGAGCCCCTCGGCGAGCGCCCGGTCGAGCCGGTCGCCGTCGGGGGCGGACAGAACCGGGTTGGAGGCGAGCACCACGAGGGCGCGGATGCGGCCCTCGCCGGGGGTGTCGATCTCCTCCGCCAGTGCGGCCATGGGGAGTTCGCCCTTGGCCTCGGGGTGCCCGGAGACCCGGCTGCGCCAGCGGCCGAGGGCGAAGCCCTTGCCGGGGCCGGCCGGGCGCGGGGCGCGGGCCGTGGCGGCGAGCGGGAAGAGGGCGCCGCCGGGGCGGTCGAGGTTGCCGGTGAGGATGTTGAGGACGTCCACCAGCCAGCTGGCGAGGGTGCCGTGCGCGACGGTGCAGCTGCCGATGCGCGCGTAGACGGCGGCGGCCGGCGCGGCGGCGAGTTCCCGCGCGACGGTACGGATGGCGGCCGGGTCCAGGTCGCAGGGGCCGGCGACCGCCTCCGGGGTGAAGTCCGCCAGGGCGCCGGTGAGCCGGTCGAGCCCGTCCAGGTGGCCGGCGAGCGCCCCGGGGGCGGTGAGCTTCTCCTCGACGAGTACGTGGGCGAGCGCGGCGAGCAGCAGGGCGTCCGTGCCGGGCCGGATCGCGAGGTGGCGTCCGGCGAGCTCGGCCGTACGGGTGCGGCGCGGGTCGACGACGGTGAGCGTGCCGCCCCGGGCGAGGAGTGCCTTGAGCCGGCCGGGGAAGTCGGGGGCGGTGCAGAGGCTCCCGTTGGATTCCATCGGGTTGGCGCCGATGAGCAGCAGATGGCCGGTGCGGTCGAGATCGGGTACGGGGATGGCGTTGGCGTCGCCGAAGAGCAGCCCGCTGGAGACGTGTTTGGGCATCTGGTCGAGGGTGCTGGCGCTGAAGACGTTACGGGTGCGCAGCGCGGCGACCAGCAGTGGCGGGTAGAGACCGCCGGCCATGGTGTGCACGTTGGGGTTGCCGAGGACGAGCCCGGCGCTCTGCGGCCCGTGGACGCCGGTGACCTCGGTGAAGCGTGCGGCGACGGTGTCGAACGCCTCCTGCCAGGTCGCCTCGCGCAGTACGCCGTCCCGGCGGACGAGCGGGGTGCGGAGCCGGTCGGGGTCGGCGTCCAGCCCGCCGAACGCGGCGCCCTTGGGGCAGATGAAGCCCCGGCTGAAGACGTCGTCGCGGTCCCCGCGCGCACCGGTGACGGTGGTCCCCTCGATGGTGAGGGTCAGCCCGCAGGTGGCCTCGCAGAGCGGGCAGACGCGTGGTGCGGTACGGGAGTTGGCGGACACGGGGCCTCCCCGGGGAGCGACTGGGTCAGCGCGAGCATACCGACCGGTACGCATGCCGGGGAGCCCCTGGACGGGACCGGACCGGGCGCGCCCGGCACGCGGCACCATCGGCACGACCGCCCTCGCGCCGTCAGTCCAGCACCCGCGCGAGGTAGGCGTGGAGCAGCACCCGGATCTCCGCGACGATCGCCGGATCGCCGGACGGGTCGTCGCGGAAGGCGAGTTGGAGGGTGGCGTCGGCCGCCTCCACGCCGACCAGGACGGCCCGCCGCAGGTCCGCGTCCGGGCTGCCGCCGAGGTGCCCCGCGAGGAGTTCGGCGAGCCGGTCCGCGAGCCGGTGGTTGGCCTGGTGCTGCGGGTCGTCGGCGTGCGCGGCGGCCCCGAAGTCGACCTGGGCGAAGCCGGGGACCGTACGCCGCATCGTCAGGTACTCGTCGAGCAGTGCGTCGATCGCGCCCCGCCAGTCGGCGGCGGGGACGGCGGCGAGCCGGGCGGTCAGGCGTTCGGTGTAGGAGTTGAGGTTGCGCACCGCGAGCGCGTCGACCAGGGCGCGTTTGTTGGGGAAGAAACGGTAGACGGAGCCGATGGGCACTTCGGCCCGGACGGCGACCGCCCGGGTGGAGAGCTCCTCGTAGCCGCACTCGTCGAGGAGCGCGGCGCAGGCGTCGAGTATCCGGGTGAGCCGTTCGGCGCTGCGCCGCTGGACGGGGGCGCGGCGCAGCTTCGGTTTCGGGTGGGACACGGCCCCATCATGCCGCCCGTACGCGCGCG includes the following:
- a CDS encoding aldehyde dehydrogenase family protein: MKAHDGMYIGGAWRPAGGRDTIAVVNPADEQVIAHVPAGTAADVDAAVRAARAAFPGWAATPPAGRAARLAALRDVLAARAEEIAATVTAELGSPLRLSRTVHAGVPVLVAGSYAELAATYAFEEKLGNSTVLHEPVGVVGAITPWNYPLHQIVAKVAPALAAGCTVVLKPAEDTPLTAQLFAEATEEAGIPAGVFNLVTGLGPVAGQALAEHPGVDLVSFTGSTAVGRSIGATASGAVKRVALELGGKSANVILPGADLAKAVNVGVANVMSNSGQTCSAWTRMLVDAERYEEAVDLAAAAVAKYVPGERIGPVVNAKQRARVRSYIEKGVAEGARLVAGGPDWPQGVGYWVSPTVFADVTPEMTIAQEEIFGPVLSILRYEDEEDALRIANGTVYGLAGAVWAADDEQAVAFARRMETGQVDINGGRFNPLAPFGGYKQSGVGRELGPHGLAEYLQTKSFQF
- a CDS encoding ABC transporter permease encodes the protein MSTLSLAVRDSSTMLRRNLLHARRYPSLTLNLLLTPIMLLLLFVYIFGDTMSAGIGGGDRSDYIAYIVPGLLLMTIGSTVVGSAVSVSMDMTEGIIARFRTMAIHRGSVLVGHVVGSVMQSVASVVLVGAVGVAIGFRSTDATVLEWLAAFGLLVLFALALTWIAVGMGLVSPTVEAASNNAMPLILLPLLSSAFVPVDTMPGWFQPIAEYQPFTPAIETLRGLLLGTGIGNNGWIAVAWCLGLSVLGYLWSTKTFNADPK
- a CDS encoding ATP-binding cassette domain-containing protein; the protein is MALPTPDLAIAANGLRKSYGDKTVLDGIDLAVPAGTIFSLLGPNGAGKTTVVKILSTLITADSGELSVGGHDLAAAPQAVRAAIGVTGQFSAVDGLITGEENMLLMADLHHLSKAEGKRVAAELLERFDLTEAAKKPASTYSGGMKRRLDIAMTLVGNPRIIFLDEPTTGLDPRSRHTMWGIIRQLVTGGVTVFLTTQYLDEADELADRIAVLHDGKIAAEGTADELKRLVPGGHVRLRFTDPTAYREAAAALPDASRDDDALALQILSDGSQRELRTILDRLDTAGVEADELTVHTPDLDDVFFALTGGARVPHQSDQSDQSGGQSVPPPSKEDVR
- a CDS encoding DUF4097 family beta strand repeat-containing protein; translated protein: MQKFPTPAPLSAVVDIPAGLIRFIAADRADTAVEILPADASKGSDVKAAERIEVTHADGVLRIEAPEAANRILGSSGSVEVTVQLPAGSRVEAKAASAELRGVGRLGDVVFEGQQATVKLDETATAKLTVLAGDISVGRLGGPAEISTQKGDLHVTEAVRGTVTLRTSHGNIVVGAARGVSASLDAGTAYGRVHNALANTDGGAAGLNIHATTSYGDITARSL
- a CDS encoding helix-turn-helix domain-containing protein, with the translated sequence MPGGRLTQQERQQIALGLADDLAYAEIARRLDRPTSTVTREVMRNGGPTGYRADLAQRATGRRAQRPRQAEAEVRRPEAPLEHGRDAEAVHAYEEMFTDVLEQSGLSRMMARILVCLFTTDAGSVTASDLVRRLQVSPATVSKSIAFLESQGLVRRERDEGRRERYVADDDVWFQSVMASARSTAQLAEVARQGVGVLGPGTPSAHRLENIARFTAFVSESITRAAEQARDILVAKPSGAGPEG
- a CDS encoding ABC transporter ATP-binding protein, translated to MTRAISLQDISKAYGRGPRAVDRFSLDIAPGEFVVLLGPSGCGKSTVLRMIAGLEEATEGEILLDGEPASHLQPRERGMAMVFQNFALYPSMTNRANIGFPLKLQNPREDSTGQIEATARMLGIEGVLDRYPGQLSGGERQRVAMGRAISRRPSVFLMDEPLSNLDAKLRNHLRAEIAQLTKELGVTTVYVTHDQSEAMSLGDRVAVLRGGVLQQVSSPREVYALPENVFVAAFIGTPRINLLQAVVHAPLEGRMSLDLGRQRLALPEPLSPDHQLLRIQQGRRIIVGLRSEAVRIAPPSQARPGEVALGGIVQHVEYQGHEALVHLSTGSQPAVVPDLESARPETPARRRRAAGGRGGAAHDSGGSSRGGRREGTAWARGGGIGVLERLREKAGHISGPVVALGEPPRDGRGQTMSGPDRPAVSPGDLVVRTSPDMRLRPGGQVPLLVDLAHLYVFDHQGRRICPLPRDVPGLDV
- a CDS encoding molybdopterin-dependent oxidoreductase codes for the protein MSANSRTAPRVCPLCEATCGLTLTIEGTTVTGARGDRDDVFSRGFICPKGAAFGGLDADPDRLRTPLVRRDGVLREATWQEAFDTVAARFTEVTGVHGPQSAGLVLGNPNVHTMAGGLYPPLLVAALRTRNVFSASTLDQMPKHVSSGLLFGDANAIPVPDLDRTGHLLLIGANPMESNGSLCTAPDFPGRLKALLARGGTLTVVDPRRTRTAELAGRHLAIRPGTDALLLAALAHVLVEEKLTAPGALAGHLDGLDRLTGALADFTPEAVAGPCDLDPAAIRTVARELAAAPAAAVYARIGSCTVAHGTLASWLVDVLNILTGNLDRPGGALFPLAATARAPRPAGPGKGFALGRWRSRVSGHPEAKGELPMAALAEEIDTPGEGRIRALVVLASNPVLSAPDGDRLDRALAEGLDFMVSVDPYLNETSRHADVVLPPPPPSRSAHFDFALNALAVRNQVRYTRPAVPLDEGALDESEILAWLILAVGGSHGASPETVDELAVAAALDRAGGPRELAARLTGATGPERRLDLMLRLGPYDLTLDDLLAHPHGIDLGPLRPRLPEVLRTRSGRIELLPEPLAADLGRLRAALGDTPAPLVLVGRRHLRSNNSWMHNIPVLNRGTNTCTLQIHPEDAHRIGLTEGATARIEAAGGAVEAPAEITDTMRTGVVSLPHGWGHGRPGTRLSVAAARPGANVNQLLDGTLLDPLSGTAVLNGFPVLVTSAG
- a CDS encoding TetR/AcrR family transcriptional regulator, which translates into the protein MSHPKPKLRRAPVQRRSAERLTRILDACAALLDECGYEELSTRAVAVRAEVPIGSVYRFFPNKRALVDALAVRNLNSYTERLTARLAAVPAADWRGAIDALLDEYLTMRRTVPGFAQVDFGAAAHADDPQHQANHRLADRLAELLAGHLGGSPDADLRRAVLVGVEAADATLQLAFRDDPSGDPAIVAEIRVLLHAYLARVLD